From the Aquitalea magnusonii genome, one window contains:
- the fhuB gene encoding Fe(3+)-hydroxamate ABC transporter permease FhuB, producing MEHVIAKPGLGAGAHAHLRWILPVLCLLAGLHLWLNGGMPPAGPWWQQQDIASLQFYYASLPRMVMALLAGAALGLSGSVLQQLSGNRLVSPMTLGISSGAWLGVVLAAVVLPDNPSLSSGWPALLGAMLALGLVLLLAGPRGLNGLPLVLAGMAVNLLLGGMATMLVLLHDQYASNLFVWGAGDLAQIDWQWAQWLWPRLLPAALLFWLAPRPLAMLSLGVAAARGRGLALGTILLLLLAALWLSAATVTAVGLIGFIGLLAPNLAQLLGARRPLAQLAYSALLGAGCLLGSDCLALAIGHWAGSSLPSGAVTALLGGPLLLWLVRRSLSTAQQAAVLHMAGGQRRWRTGDWLLLLLALLGLGWLSIALAPGPDGWQWGWPDALLWSLRWPRSLVALSAGAGLALAGVLLQRLLRNPLASPDLLGLSAGSTLCMLLVAGWLGRPLQQDATMLALLGALLVLAGLLWLGRRHQYAPGMMALSGIALAAMLDAMLQTVLAKGTPDGLAVLAWLSGSSYRVTPAQAVWLSLTVLLLALAALACQRVLTLLSLGDGLAQGRGLHLSAARLLLLLLVALLTAAVTSVLGPVAFLGLLAPHIASMLGARRAANQLVVAALLGAGLLLLADWLGRVVIYPRQLPLGMLASVLCGCYFMLLLGWQGLRRGGGQ from the coding sequence ATGGAACATGTGATTGCCAAGCCCGGCCTGGGGGCCGGGGCGCATGCCCATCTGCGCTGGATATTGCCGGTGCTCTGCCTGCTGGCTGGCTTGCACCTGTGGCTTAACGGTGGCATGCCGCCTGCCGGGCCGTGGTGGCAGCAGCAGGACATTGCCAGCCTGCAGTTTTATTACGCCAGCCTGCCGCGCATGGTGATGGCGCTGCTGGCCGGGGCCGCCTTGGGTTTGTCTGGCAGCGTGCTGCAACAACTCAGCGGCAATCGGCTGGTGTCTCCGATGACGCTGGGCATTTCATCGGGTGCCTGGCTGGGTGTGGTGCTGGCCGCCGTGGTGCTGCCCGACAATCCGTCCTTGAGCAGCGGCTGGCCGGCCTTGCTGGGTGCCATGCTGGCACTGGGGCTGGTCTTGCTGCTGGCAGGGCCGCGCGGGCTGAACGGCTTGCCGCTGGTGCTGGCCGGCATGGCGGTGAATCTGCTGCTGGGCGGCATGGCCACCATGCTGGTGTTATTGCACGACCAGTACGCCAGCAATCTGTTTGTCTGGGGTGCCGGCGATCTGGCGCAGATTGATTGGCAATGGGCGCAGTGGCTGTGGCCGCGCCTGCTTCCGGCTGCCTTGCTGTTCTGGCTGGCTCCGCGTCCGCTGGCCATGCTGTCGCTGGGCGTGGCTGCTGCGCGTGGCCGTGGACTGGCGCTGGGCACCATTCTGCTGCTATTGCTGGCGGCATTGTGGCTTAGCGCGGCGACGGTGACGGCGGTGGGGCTGATCGGTTTCATCGGCCTGCTGGCCCCCAATCTGGCCCAGTTGCTGGGCGCGCGCCGTCCGCTGGCGCAACTGGCCTATAGTGCGCTGCTGGGCGCGGGCTGTTTGCTGGGCAGCGATTGTCTGGCACTGGCCATTGGCCATTGGGCCGGCAGCAGCCTGCCCAGCGGCGCGGTGACTGCCTTGCTGGGCGGGCCGCTGCTGCTGTGGCTGGTGCGGCGCAGCCTGAGCACGGCCCAGCAAGCGGCCGTGCTGCACATGGCCGGCGGTCAGCGCCGTTGGCGTACCGGCGATTGGCTGCTGCTGTTGCTGGCCTTGCTGGGCTTGGGCTGGCTGAGCATCGCGCTGGCCCCCGGCCCCGATGGTTGGCAATGGGGTTGGCCGGATGCCTTGTTATGGTCGCTGCGCTGGCCGCGCAGCCTGGTGGCCCTGAGTGCCGGGGCGGGCCTGGCGCTGGCTGGCGTGCTATTGCAGCGGCTGCTGCGTAATCCGCTGGCCAGCCCCGATCTGCTGGGTCTGTCGGCTGGCTCCACCCTGTGCATGCTGCTGGTGGCGGGCTGGCTGGGACGGCCCTTGCAGCAGGACGCTACCATGCTGGCGCTGCTGGGAGCCTTGCTGGTGCTGGCCGGTTTGCTATGGCTGGGCCGTCGCCACCAGTATGCGCCGGGCATGATGGCGCTCAGCGGCATCGCCCTGGCCGCCATGCTGGATGCCATGTTGCAAACAGTGCTGGCCAAGGGCACGCCGGACGGCCTGGCGGTATTGGCCTGGTTGTCCGGTTCCAGTTACCGGGTGACACCGGCGCAGGCGGTGTGGCTCAGCCTGACGGTGCTGTTGTTGGCGCTGGCGGCGCTGGCCTGCCAGCGGGTGTTGACCCTGCTCAGCCTGGGCGATGGCCTGGCGCAAGGCCGTGGCCTGCATCTGAGCGCCGCCCGGCTGCTGCTGTTGCTGCTGGTGGCGCTATTGACGGCGGCAGTCACCTCGGTACTGGGGCCGGTGGCGTTTCTGGGCCTGCTGGCACCACATATTGCCAGCATGCTGGGCGCACGGCGGGCGGCAAACCAACTGGTGGTGGCTGCCTTGCTGGGGGCCGGCTTGCTATTGCTGGCCGACTGGTTGGGACGGGTGGTGATTTATCCGCGGCAATTGCCGCTGGGCATGTTGGCATCGGTATTGTGCGGTTGTTATTTCATGCTGCTGCTGGGGTGGCAAGGCCTGCGGCGGGGAGGTGGGCAATGA
- a CDS encoding ABC transporter ATP-binding protein, protein MLSLHDIQVRRQGRCLLQLPALQLDGTAFTVILGHNGSGKSTLMNVLARQLQPDQGQVLLNGAPSARLSARQFARQVAYLPQRLPDAAGLTVAELVALGRYPWCGVFGRWREQDSAVVAQAMADADVSQYAARAADSLSGGERQRVWIAMLLAQQSPLLLLDEPTSALDLAHQYEMMGLLRRLNQQTGRGVVVVLHDLNLAARFADRIIALQRGALYFDGSPLELLHSPRLSGLYGIEIRVLEQAGQACPVAVVA, encoded by the coding sequence ATGTTGAGCTTGCATGATATCCAGGTGCGGCGTCAGGGGCGCTGCCTGTTGCAGTTACCAGCCTTGCAGCTGGATGGGACGGCATTCACCGTCATTCTGGGGCATAACGGCTCCGGTAAATCCACCTTGATGAATGTGTTGGCGCGCCAGTTGCAGCCCGATCAGGGGCAGGTGCTGCTCAATGGCGCACCCAGCGCCCGCCTGTCCGCCCGCCAGTTTGCCCGCCAGGTGGCGTACTTGCCGCAGCGGCTGCCGGACGCAGCCGGGCTGACGGTGGCCGAACTGGTGGCGCTGGGACGTTATCCCTGGTGCGGGGTGTTTGGCCGCTGGCGGGAGCAGGATAGCGCCGTGGTGGCGCAGGCGATGGCCGATGCCGACGTCAGCCAGTATGCGGCGCGGGCGGCGGACAGCCTGTCCGGCGGTGAGCGCCAGCGGGTCTGGATTGCCATGTTGCTGGCCCAGCAATCGCCGCTGCTGCTGCTGGATGAGCCCACCTCGGCGCTGGATCTGGCCCATCAATACGAAATGATGGGCCTGCTGCGCCGTTTGAACCAGCAGACCGGACGTGGCGTGGTGGTGGTGCTGCATGATCTGAACCTGGCCGCCCGCTTTGCCGACCGCATCATCGCCTTGCAGCGTGGTGCCTTGTATTTTGACGGCAGTCCGCTGGAATTATTGCATTCGCCGCGGCTGTCCGGCCTGTACGGCATAGAAATCCGCGTGCTGGAGCAGGCCGGGCAGGCCTGTCCGGTGGCGGTGGTGGCCTGA
- a CDS encoding siderophore ferric iron reductase: MWPTDRAAGSTLPLGRLLPLLARALPGLEGRVGPPAPDEFAISTASAAISQLLQHLRQQHPEAGPHYWGCRSWSLLLWQPAYATVLAVELAAVLPDFSAMQQRLLPGMVAGFSLPEQMLQPAAIASLRQQAARQLTEMADCLHAQLNAQQSLHPKLAGRLLADCVAAALLRVQQQRPALDNATVTDWCGQWLDAMQLPQASGLWPVALEQGGERLALERRACCQHFRRCDGTLCSTCPKLKPAARIALLKQEWAQQDVELA; encoded by the coding sequence ATGTGGCCGACTGATCGGGCCGCAGGCAGCACTCTGCCGCTGGGCCGCTTGCTGCCGCTGCTGGCCCGGGCGCTGCCCGGGCTGGAGGGCCGGGTCGGGCCGCCCGCGCCGGATGAGTTTGCCATCAGCACGGCCAGTGCTGCCATCAGCCAACTGCTGCAGCACCTGCGCCAGCAGCATCCGGAAGCCGGCCCGCATTACTGGGGCTGCCGCAGTTGGAGCCTGCTGCTGTGGCAGCCCGCCTATGCCACGGTGCTGGCGGTGGAGCTGGCGGCAGTGCTGCCGGATTTCAGCGCCATGCAGCAGCGCTTGCTGCCCGGCATGGTGGCCGGTTTCAGCCTGCCAGAGCAAATGCTGCAGCCTGCCGCTATAGCCAGCCTGCGCCAGCAGGCCGCGCGGCAACTGACGGAGATGGCCGACTGCCTGCATGCCCAGCTTAACGCCCAGCAGTCATTGCACCCCAAGCTGGCAGGCCGCTTATTGGCCGATTGTGTGGCCGCCGCCTTGCTGCGGGTGCAGCAGCAGCGCCCGGCGCTGGATAACGCCACCGTGACCGACTGGTGTGGGCAGTGGCTGGATGCAATGCAACTGCCGCAGGCCAGCGGGCTGTGGCCGGTGGCGCTGGAGCAGGGCGGCGAGCGGCTGGCACTGGAGCGGCGTGCCTGCTGCCAGCATTTTCGCCGCTGTGACGGGACACTGTGCAGTACGTGTCCGAAATTGAAACCGGCAGCGCGCATTGCGCTGCTCAAACAGGAGTGGGCACAACAAGATGTTGAGCTTGCATGA
- a CDS encoding IucA/IucC family protein has protein sequence MQNVNHQHPQQLVSHLQPAIWAKVNRLLLRKAIAEFSHELLLTPELQQQEDGWGEYRLPIPDGSGAYTFRARVLALEHWLIDPASIQRTVRGADAELDALAFIIEFKAVLGIGDDMMPVYLEEISSTLYGSAYKHARGGLSAEELTRADFQSVETSMMEGHPGFVANNGRIGFDAVDYLRHAPEAAAPQRLIWLAVHKARATFSCAADLDYQRLLQEELGSEILAGFARQLAAQQLDMDDYLLMPAHPWQWFNKLAISFAPEVAQRHIVCLGYGEDAYLAQQSIRTFYNISQPQRRYVKTALSILNMGFMRGLSPYYMLATPAINDWIRQLVDSDAYLRQQGFAILREVASIGFRNPYFDSGISKDSPYKKMLSALWRESPASLLAPGKRLMTMAALLHIDAAGESLLAALIRSSGLDARNWVARYLQAYLAPLLHCFYAHELVFMPHGENLILQLENNIPQRAIMKDIAEEAAILNPDAALPPAVARLAVKVPEHMKLLALFTDVFDGFFRYLSAILDEHCGLPEQAFWQEVGQCVRTYQAQFPQLAERFARYDLFMPEFDRSCLNRLQLGNNQQMLDLANPAGNLKFAGTLRNPLANHVAD, from the coding sequence ATGCAAAACGTCAATCATCAACATCCGCAACAACTGGTTTCCCATCTGCAGCCGGCCATCTGGGCCAAGGTCAACCGCCTGCTGCTGCGCAAGGCCATTGCCGAGTTCTCGCACGAACTGTTGCTGACACCAGAACTGCAGCAACAAGAGGACGGCTGGGGCGAATACCGCCTGCCCATTCCGGATGGCAGCGGCGCATACACTTTCCGCGCTCGTGTGCTGGCGCTGGAGCACTGGCTGATCGACCCGGCATCCATCCAGCGCACCGTGCGGGGGGCCGACGCCGAGCTGGACGCGCTGGCCTTCATCATCGAATTCAAGGCGGTGCTGGGCATTGGCGACGACATGATGCCGGTGTACCTGGAGGAAATCAGCAGCACCCTGTATGGCAGTGCCTACAAGCATGCCCGTGGCGGACTGAGTGCCGAGGAGCTGACCCGGGCGGATTTCCAGTCGGTGGAAACCTCGATGATGGAAGGGCATCCGGGCTTTGTCGCCAATAATGGCCGTATCGGCTTTGATGCGGTGGACTACCTGCGCCATGCGCCGGAAGCCGCGGCACCGCAGCGCCTGATCTGGCTGGCGGTACACAAGGCACGCGCCACCTTCTCGTGCGCGGCCGATCTGGACTACCAGCGCCTGCTGCAAGAAGAGCTGGGCAGCGAGATACTGGCCGGTTTTGCCCGCCAACTGGCCGCGCAGCAACTGGACATGGACGACTACCTGCTGATGCCGGCCCACCCTTGGCAGTGGTTCAACAAGCTGGCCATTTCCTTTGCGCCGGAAGTGGCACAGCGCCATATCGTCTGCCTGGGTTATGGCGAGGATGCCTATCTGGCGCAGCAGTCCATCCGCACCTTCTATAACATCAGCCAGCCGCAGCGCCGCTATGTGAAAACCGCGCTGTCCATTCTCAATATGGGCTTCATGCGCGGGCTGTCGCCGTATTACATGCTGGCCACCCCGGCCATCAACGACTGGATCCGCCAACTGGTGGATAGCGATGCCTACCTGCGCCAGCAAGGCTTTGCCATTTTGCGCGAAGTGGCCTCCATCGGTTTTCGCAATCCCTATTTCGACAGCGGCATCAGCAAGGACTCGCCGTACAAGAAAATGTTGTCGGCACTGTGGCGTGAAAGCCCCGCGTCCTTGCTGGCACCGGGCAAGCGGCTGATGACCATGGCCGCGCTGCTGCATATCGATGCGGCCGGGGAATCCTTGCTGGCCGCGCTGATCAGGAGTTCCGGCCTGGATGCGCGCAACTGGGTGGCGCGCTATCTGCAAGCCTATCTGGCACCGCTGCTGCATTGCTTCTATGCCCACGAGCTGGTGTTCATGCCGCACGGGGAAAACCTCATCCTGCAGCTGGAAAACAATATCCCGCAGCGCGCCATCATGAAGGACATCGCGGAGGAAGCCGCCATCCTGAACCCGGACGCCGCCCTGCCGCCGGCAGTGGCGCGGCTGGCGGTGAAGGTGCCGGAGCACATGAAGCTGCTGGCCTTGTTCACCGATGTGTTCGACGGCTTCTTCCGCTACCTGTCCGCCATTCTGGATGAGCATTGCGGCCTGCCGGAGCAAGCGTTCTGGCAGGAGGTAGGCCAGTGCGTGCGCACTTACCAGGCGCAATTCCCGCAACTGGCCGAGCGCTTTGCCCGCTACGACCTGTTCATGCCGGAGTTTGACCGCTCATGCCTCAACCGGCTGCAACTGGGCAATAACCAGCAAATGCTGGATCTGGCCAACCCGGCCGGCAACCTCAAGTTTGCCGGCACCTTGCGCAATCCTCTGGCTAATCATGTGGCCGACTGA
- a CDS encoding GNAT family N-acetyltransferase — MTARLPLFTRQVEGFGCFRLHALRIPEDIPLLHDWVQRDYARYWGMQGHDLAAVTAAYASLQASGHAQAWLAWLDDAPAFLMERYDPAHDELGRHYPVQPGDIGMHLLLAPPAQPRSGFSRVAMDTVLAALFAEPSVRRVVVEPDVRNDKIHQLNRYAGFVYHGEIALPHKRAALAFCTRAQFDAHLQAIAGQAACVL, encoded by the coding sequence ATGACGGCGCGTTTACCTTTGTTCACCCGTCAGGTGGAGGGTTTTGGCTGCTTTCGCCTGCATGCCTTGCGCATTCCCGAGGACATCCCCTTGCTGCATGACTGGGTGCAGCGTGATTACGCCCGCTACTGGGGCATGCAGGGGCATGACTTGGCGGCGGTCACTGCCGCCTATGCCAGCTTGCAGGCCAGTGGCCATGCCCAGGCCTGGCTGGCCTGGCTGGATGATGCACCGGCTTTCCTGATGGAGCGCTACGACCCGGCCCATGACGAACTGGGCCGCCATTACCCGGTGCAGCCCGGCGATATCGGCATGCATTTGCTGCTGGCTCCGCCAGCGCAGCCGCGCAGCGGTTTTAGCCGGGTGGCGATGGATACGGTGCTGGCGGCCCTGTTTGCCGAGCCATCCGTCCGCCGCGTCGTGGTGGAGCCGGATGTGCGCAACGACAAGATCCACCAGCTCAACCGCTATGCCGGCTTTGTCTATCACGGCGAGATCGCGCTGCCGCACAAGCGCGCCGCGCTGGCCTTCTGCACGCGGGCGCAGTTTGACGCCCATCTGCAAGCCATCGCCGGCCAGGCCGCGTGTGTACTCTGA
- a CDS encoding MFS transporter, which translates to MLTLTSLAVVGDAVLLPFYPQYFASRFGVNDASLVGNYLAAMCLVVMLALPAWAALARRVALLRLLPVTQLAAALLCLCSAFSNSMAVFWLASLSMVACKASYLLIYPLLMSQTPRQQHGSLIGLLSVIVHFGGIGGALLGGALLGLLPPGDIFLLMALADLLQMALCLWLRWHPHVSSAVAEAEQEQAASPQAAGAALWRLGLLMLLFYCSAYLVRGFFALYWQQQSGIDNSLLAAAVFALPAAMALLGLWHARRRSQRGLTATAGLRHLWWLGAAGLLLQAQPWLPLLLLGRCLFGWALFQLTVWLDLQLFRHSSPARYARDYSRISLCQNLGVLLSSSAAGVLVAGHGLLAPFVAAALGLLLCWLLSPVLLREPAPALSQGVCP; encoded by the coding sequence TTGCTGACCCTGACCAGCCTGGCGGTGGTGGGCGATGCGGTATTGCTGCCGTTTTATCCCCAGTACTTTGCCAGCCGCTTCGGGGTGAACGATGCCAGTCTGGTGGGCAATTACCTGGCCGCCATGTGCCTGGTGGTGATGCTGGCGCTGCCCGCCTGGGCGGCACTGGCACGGCGGGTGGCCTTGCTGCGGCTACTGCCTGTCACCCAGTTGGCAGCAGCCTTGCTATGCCTGTGCAGCGCCTTCAGCAACAGCATGGCGGTCTTCTGGCTGGCATCGCTGAGCATGGTGGCGTGCAAGGCCAGCTATCTGCTGATCTACCCGCTGCTGATGAGCCAGACCCCACGGCAACAGCATGGCAGCCTGATCGGCCTGCTGTCGGTGATTGTCCACTTTGGTGGCATCGGCGGCGCCTTGCTGGGCGGTGCCTTGCTGGGCCTGTTGCCACCGGGGGATATCTTCTTGCTGATGGCGCTGGCAGACCTGCTGCAGATGGCCCTGTGCCTGTGGCTGCGCTGGCATCCGCATGTGTCATCTGCGGTTGCGGAGGCCGAGCAGGAGCAGGCAGCCAGCCCGCAGGCGGCAGGTGCTGCGCTGTGGCGGCTGGGACTGCTGATGTTGTTGTTCTACTGCAGTGCCTATCTGGTGCGCGGCTTCTTTGCCCTGTACTGGCAGCAGCAAAGCGGTATCGACAACAGCCTGCTGGCTGCGGCGGTGTTTGCCCTGCCTGCCGCCATGGCCTTGCTGGGTTTGTGGCATGCGCGGCGGCGTTCGCAGCGTGGCCTGACGGCAACTGCTGGCCTGCGCCACCTGTGGTGGCTGGGGGCGGCCGGTCTGCTGTTGCAGGCCCAGCCCTGGCTGCCACTGCTATTGCTGGGGCGCTGCCTGTTTGGCTGGGCGCTGTTCCAGTTGACGGTGTGGCTGGACCTGCAATTGTTCCGCCACAGCAGCCCGGCACGCTATGCCCGTGACTACAGCCGCATCAGCCTGTGCCAGAACCTGGGCGTGTTGCTGTCCTCTTCCGCTGCCGGTGTGCTGGTGGCAGGCCATGGCTTGCTGGCCCCGTTTGTCGCTGCGGCGCTGGGGCTGCTGCTGTGCTGGCTGTTATCCCCTGTATTGCTGCGGGAACCTGCCCCGGCGCTTTCCCAAGGAGTTTGCCCATGA
- a CDS encoding lysine N(6)-hydroxylase/L-ornithine N(5)-oxygenase family protein, with translation MNNKIHDFVAIGIGPFNLGLACLTQPLDGLDGVFLDQASGFDWHPGMLLENATLQTPFLADLVTLADPTSRFSFLNYLKQSGRIYAFYIREDFFMLRQEYNQYCQWVCAQLESLRWQRRVERVEYDEINHLYQVHCHNLATGEAELYRGRHLVLGTGTVPLWPACCQSVQQQASHSASYLADKAALQRQPSITVVGSGQSAAEIYYDLLQDIDRYGYQLNWLTRSPRFFPLEYTKLTLELTSPEYVDYFHQLPLPQRDQLLQQQKGLFKGINASLINDIHELLYRKHLNGTPSTLLLANTVLTACRHDKASGRFVLSLQQQEQQQDFQLETAALVLATGYGYRQPDFLAPIAGRIQRDARGRFAVARDYSIDADHRLFVQNAELHTHGLSSPDLGMACYRNARLIRSMTGVAHYPVEQRIAFQQFTVPQSQPAPERLSA, from the coding sequence ATGAACAACAAGATCCATGACTTTGTTGCCATTGGCATCGGCCCTTTCAACCTGGGCCTGGCCTGCCTGACCCAGCCGCTGGACGGGCTGGATGGTGTGTTTCTCGATCAGGCCAGCGGTTTTGACTGGCATCCCGGCATGCTGCTGGAAAATGCCACGCTGCAAACGCCGTTTCTGGCCGACCTGGTGACGCTGGCCGACCCCACCAGCCGTTTCAGCTTCCTGAACTACCTCAAGCAAAGCGGGCGGATTTACGCCTTTTACATCCGCGAAGACTTTTTCATGCTGCGCCAGGAGTACAACCAGTACTGCCAGTGGGTGTGCGCGCAACTGGAGAGCCTGCGCTGGCAGCGCCGGGTGGAGCGGGTGGAGTACGACGAAATCAATCACCTCTACCAGGTGCATTGCCACAACCTGGCCACCGGCGAGGCCGAGCTATACCGTGGCCGCCATCTGGTATTGGGTACCGGCACCGTGCCGCTGTGGCCGGCGTGCTGCCAGTCGGTACAGCAGCAGGCCAGCCACTCCGCCAGCTATCTGGCGGACAAGGCCGCCTTGCAGCGCCAGCCTTCCATCACCGTCGTGGGCAGCGGGCAAAGCGCGGCAGAGATTTATTACGACCTGCTGCAAGACATCGACCGTTACGGCTACCAGTTGAACTGGCTCACCCGCTCGCCGCGTTTCTTCCCGCTGGAATACACCAAGCTCACGCTGGAGCTGACGTCGCCGGAATATGTGGATTACTTCCACCAGTTGCCGCTGCCGCAGCGCGACCAGTTGTTGCAGCAGCAAAAAGGCTTGTTCAAGGGCATCAATGCCAGCCTGATCAACGACATTCACGAACTGTTGTACCGCAAGCACCTGAACGGCACGCCCAGCACCCTGCTGCTGGCCAATACCGTGCTTACCGCTTGCCGGCATGACAAGGCCAGCGGGCGCTTCGTGCTCAGCTTGCAGCAGCAGGAACAACAGCAGGACTTCCAGCTGGAAACCGCCGCTCTGGTGCTGGCCACCGGTTATGGCTACCGCCAGCCAGACTTCCTGGCACCGATTGCCGGGCGCATCCAGCGTGATGCCCGTGGCCGCTTTGCCGTAGCGCGCGATTACAGCATCGATGCCGACCACCGCCTGTTTGTGCAAAACGCCGAACTGCACACCCACGGCTTGTCGTCGCCCGACCTTGGCATGGCGTGCTATCGCAATGCCCGGCTGATTCGCAGCATGACCGGGGTTGCCCACTATCCGGTGGAGCAGCGCATTGCCTTCCAGCAATTCACCGTGCCGCAGTCACAGCCCGCGCCAGAGCGCCTGAGCGCATGA
- a CDS encoding TonB-dependent siderophore receptor, giving the protein MNSSNKQPFSGLALGHAVCMASLALAVQQAYAATDSTTLETVKVSADQRNDALAPTQGYQVGSSKSASKTDTPLQDIPQAVSVVTRQQIEDQQARTISEALNYTPGVFTGAVGSTTRYDYIVLRGFSDHPTSNEFLDGLRLFGDPDGYNTLQIDPYVVERLDVVRGPASASYGQASPGGVVAITSKRPLQSDYHELSLTVGNHQQRSLGLDFGGAVAGRDDLSYRLVAKGSAADQQQNGASTERYVLAPSLNWKISDSTNLLLQAYLQKDPSTGYHGTLPYYGTVVPHNGKTISTDFNEGSSGDGMSREQQYFGYQLEHRINDALTFRQQYRLQLSKTDLSQYSDVGWVSDSSDLLNRTYARSSERSTAHIIDNNLEARFSALGLKHTVLAGLDYQTSRNKGDNSYTYTGTTINPFNTVYDDSSHPLSYKYFDRKRDQTGVYLQDQMALDNWKLTAGLRHDQAKVSETNTSTGVSNSWDGGKTTGRLGLVYQAANGLSPYLSYSEGFDPSQAYATDTNGNVLKPMQSKQSEVGIRYQPNSDIQLSAAIYDLRQSNVAQYNATTFKYDPIGKVRSRGVELEANARLSQRLSLLAGYTYTDMEVTEGSNQGKTPYLAPAHKATAWLDYAFDSGINLGGGIRHTGWMWADSANTLTIPGVTLYDLRLRLQLGQFSPSLKGSTLQINANNLANKTYVASCYSSYACYYGEKRNISATLSYKW; this is encoded by the coding sequence ATGAACAGCAGCAACAAGCAACCATTCTCCGGCCTGGCACTGGGTCATGCAGTGTGCATGGCCAGCCTGGCACTGGCCGTGCAACAGGCCTATGCCGCCACGGACAGCACCACCCTGGAAACGGTGAAAGTCAGCGCCGATCAGCGCAATGATGCGCTGGCACCGACACAGGGCTATCAGGTGGGCAGCAGCAAGAGCGCCAGTAAAACCGATACCCCGCTGCAGGACATCCCACAGGCGGTATCGGTGGTCACCCGCCAGCAAATCGAGGATCAGCAAGCCCGCACCATCAGCGAAGCACTCAATTACACACCGGGGGTATTTACCGGCGCGGTGGGCTCCACCACCCGCTATGACTACATTGTGTTGCGTGGTTTCAGCGATCACCCCACCTCCAATGAATTTCTGGATGGCCTGCGCCTGTTTGGCGACCCGGATGGCTATAACACCCTGCAGATTGACCCCTACGTGGTGGAAAGACTGGACGTAGTGCGCGGACCGGCTTCCGCCAGCTATGGCCAGGCCTCACCCGGCGGCGTGGTGGCCATCACCAGCAAACGCCCGCTGCAATCGGACTACCATGAGCTGTCGCTGACCGTGGGCAACCACCAGCAACGCAGCCTGGGGCTGGACTTTGGCGGTGCCGTGGCCGGGCGCGATGATCTGTCCTACCGCCTGGTGGCCAAGGGCAGCGCCGCCGACCAGCAGCAAAACGGTGCCAGCACCGAACGCTATGTGCTGGCCCCCTCGCTCAACTGGAAAATCAGCGACAGTACCAATCTGCTGCTGCAAGCCTATTTGCAGAAAGACCCCAGCACCGGCTACCACGGCACCCTGCCCTACTACGGCACCGTGGTACCGCATAACGGCAAAACCATCTCCACCGACTTCAACGAAGGCTCCAGTGGCGACGGCATGAGCCGCGAACAGCAATACTTTGGCTATCAGCTGGAACACCGCATCAACGACGCGCTGACCTTCCGCCAGCAATACCGCCTGCAACTGAGCAAGACCGACCTGAGCCAGTACTCCGACGTGGGCTGGGTGTCGGACAGCTCCGACCTGCTCAACCGCACCTATGCCCGCTCCAGCGAGCGCTCCACCGCCCACATCATCGACAACAACCTGGAAGCCCGCTTCAGTGCGCTGGGACTCAAGCACACCGTGCTGGCCGGACTGGACTACCAGACCAGCCGCAACAAGGGCGACAACTCCTATACCTACACCGGCACCACCATCAACCCCTTCAACACCGTCTATGACGACAGCAGCCACCCGCTGTCCTACAAATACTTCGACCGCAAGCGCGATCAGACCGGTGTCTACCTGCAAGACCAGATGGCGCTGGACAACTGGAAACTGACCGCCGGCCTGCGCCACGATCAGGCCAAGGTATCGGAAACCAATACCAGCACCGGCGTGAGCAATAGCTGGGATGGCGGCAAAACCACCGGTCGGCTGGGGCTGGTCTACCAGGCGGCCAATGGCCTGAGCCCCTACCTGAGCTATAGCGAAGGCTTTGACCCAAGCCAGGCCTATGCCACCGATACCAATGGCAATGTGCTCAAACCGATGCAAAGCAAGCAAAGCGAAGTCGGCATCCGCTACCAGCCCAACAGCGACATCCAGCTTTCGGCGGCCATCTACGACTTGCGCCAAAGCAATGTCGCCCAATACAACGCCACCACCTTCAAATACGATCCTATCGGCAAGGTCCGCTCGCGCGGCGTGGAACTGGAAGCCAATGCCAGGCTGAGCCAGCGCCTGTCGCTGCTGGCGGGCTACACCTATACCGACATGGAAGTGACCGAAGGCAGCAATCAGGGCAAGACGCCGTATCTGGCACCGGCACACAAGGCCACCGCCTGGCTGGACTATGCCTTTGACAGCGGCATCAATCTGGGCGGCGGCATTCGCCATACCGGCTGGATGTGGGCCGACAGCGCCAATACCCTGACCATTCCGGGTGTCACGCTGTACGACCTGCGCCTGCGGCTGCAACTGGGCCAGTTCAGCCCGTCGCTCAAAGGCAGCACGCTGCAGATCAACGCCAACAACCTGGCCAACAAGACCTACGTGGCATCGTGCTACAGCAGCTATGCCTGCTACTACGGCGAGAAGCGCAATATCAGCGCCACCCTCAGCTACAAGTGGTAA